In Pseudomonadota bacterium, the following are encoded in one genomic region:
- a CDS encoding NAD(P)/FAD-dependent oxidoreductase, whose product MKNENPYDCIVTGGGPGGLQAALHLARFNRRVLVLDKGGGRTRHASHIENYLGRELVTGRELIEGGFDQVRNFGVEIARLRVSKVLKKELFEVRTPEKNFFSKFVIASTGATENLPRIANLHRFFAKSYFTCVDCDGYRTKGKKLVILGLSINAVRLAFAVKQMFTKDITLILDNFIPPDDFVEMLGEDGIVLKYGKAVELEGEDQLTGMQLDTGEFVPCEVILASFGYILNDDYLNDLALDRDSIRKITVSSKGESSCPGLYAVGAIRTGSSQAIIAAGRGAVAAIDINQKILEL is encoded by the coding sequence ATGAAAAATGAAAATCCATATGATTGCATCGTAACTGGCGGCGGCCCCGGCGGTTTACAGGCGGCGCTTCATCTTGCCAGGTTTAACCGGAGAGTTCTGGTTCTTGACAAGGGGGGCGGCAGGACCAGGCATGCATCCCACATTGAGAACTATCTCGGCAGAGAACTTGTTACCGGGCGGGAGTTGATTGAGGGAGGTTTTGACCAGGTACGAAATTTCGGGGTTGAAATAGCGCGGCTGCGCGTTTCAAAAGTTCTTAAAAAAGAGTTATTTGAAGTCCGCACACCTGAAAAGAATTTTTTTTCAAAGTTTGTTATTGCCTCCACCGGCGCCACTGAAAATCTCCCAAGAATCGCCAACCTGCATCGTTTTTTTGCCAAGAGTTATTTTACCTGTGTCGACTGCGACGGATACAGGACGAAAGGCAAAAAACTGGTTATTCTCGGGCTTTCGATCAATGCCGTGCGTCTTGCTTTTGCAGTCAAGCAGATGTTCACCAAAGACATCACCCTGATTCTTGACAACTTTATTCCTCCGGACGATTTTGTTGAAATGCTTGGGGAGGACGGCATCGTCCTCAAATACGGCAAGGCCGTTGAGCTTGAAGGTGAGGATCAGCTGACGGGCATGCAGCTTGACACTGGTGAATTTGTGCCGTGTGAGGTGATTCTTGCAAGCTTCGGTTATATTTTAAATGATGATTATTTAAATGATCTCGCCCTTGATCGGGACTCTATCAGGAAAATTACCGTGAGCAGCAAGGGAGAGTCCTCCTGCCCGGGGCTGTATGCGGTTGGCGCAATCAGGACCGGAAGCTCTCAGGCGATCATCGCCGCCGGACGGGGCGCTGTTGCGGCGATTGATATCAATCAGAAGATCCTTGAGTTGTAA
- a CDS encoding M15 family metallopeptidase, with protein sequence MKWEHNSLVETDTPAEEFVTINGETYPVQLPWKGHVFGIKDNPKSMDLVKVPIDFSFEESKIYVTRKTRDAFVRMANAAALEGIELKVDSGYRSMYYQRQVFMRLIAKGKTFEEIAGRGTAPPGYSEHMLGIAFDMVPSNSSFVKTESRKWLEGNAHKFCFEESYPEDLRDGFLWEPWHWRYTGCDT encoded by the coding sequence ATGAAATGGGAGCATAACTCTCTGGTTGAGACTGACACTCCTGCGGAAGAGTTCGTGACAATAAACGGCGAAACCTATCCGGTGCAGCTGCCCTGGAAAGGACACGTTTTCGGCATTAAAGATAATCCGAAATCCATGGACCTTGTGAAGGTGCCAATTGATTTTTCTTTTGAGGAAAGCAAGATTTATGTGACCAGAAAGACCCGGGACGCATTTGTCAGGATGGCCAATGCCGCAGCACTTGAAGGTATTGAGCTTAAAGTCGATTCCGGCTATCGGAGCATGTATTATCAGCGGCAGGTATTTATGAGACTCATTGCAAAGGGGAAGACCTTTGAGGAGATTGCCGGAAGGGGGACGGCCCCGCCCGGCTATTCCGAGCATATGCTTGGAATAGCCTTTGATATGGTGCCGAGCAATTCTTCTTTTGTAAAAACCGAGTCCAGGAAATGGCTTGAAGGAAATGCCCATAAATTCTGCTTTGAGGAAAGTTATCCTGAGGATCTGCGGGATGGTTTTCTCTGGGAGCCATGGCATTGGCGTTATACAGGATGTGATACCTGA